In Paenibacillus guangzhouensis, a single window of DNA contains:
- a CDS encoding TIGR03571 family LLM class oxidoreductase: MFEYHQTYQRTFREGELTLGLHIPLENYNMETPTMARQIELAQAAETYGFTTLWLRDVILDDPNFGDPAVGQIYDILIYGTHLLSQTKQIALGTSALVLPLRHPLRLAKEVATIEALFPERLIMGVSSGDRRADFKGLGVDHPSRGAQFREALSYLEKALYESFPSIDSRYGVIEQATLVPKLKQKIPTLITGFAQQDLDWIGLNGDGWMYYPQAPGRQIDAIHAWRESASRQNQSVFRPFSMPMHLDLAEDPDEYATPIRLGFRVGRNKLIELLHLYRKIGVNHLFFALFDSPRPADEVIHELGEYVLQHFPPHKISV; encoded by the coding sequence ATGTTTGAGTATCATCAAACTTACCAAAGAACATTCAGAGAAGGCGAATTAACACTTGGACTCCATATTCCATTAGAAAACTATAATATGGAAACGCCGACGATGGCTCGCCAAATAGAGTTAGCACAAGCTGCTGAGACATACGGATTTACAACGCTGTGGCTCAGAGATGTGATACTAGACGATCCGAATTTCGGAGATCCTGCAGTCGGTCAAATTTATGATATTTTGATTTACGGGACACATTTGCTCAGCCAGACGAAACAAATCGCTCTTGGAACATCTGCGTTGGTACTCCCTTTGCGTCATCCACTAAGGCTGGCTAAAGAAGTTGCCACGATCGAAGCACTATTTCCCGAAAGACTGATCATGGGTGTTTCTTCAGGAGATCGGCGGGCTGATTTCAAAGGGCTTGGAGTCGACCATCCGAGTCGAGGCGCTCAGTTCCGAGAAGCATTATCCTATCTCGAAAAGGCACTTTATGAGTCTTTTCCATCAATCGACTCACGTTATGGGGTTATCGAACAAGCGACACTCGTACCGAAACTAAAACAGAAAATCCCCACATTGATAACCGGATTTGCCCAGCAAGATTTGGATTGGATTGGATTGAACGGTGACGGATGGATGTATTACCCACAGGCACCCGGAAGACAGATAGATGCTATCCATGCATGGCGAGAATCAGCTTCTCGCCAAAATCAATCCGTATTTCGACCTTTCAGCATGCCCATGCATCTTGATTTGGCGGAAGACCCTGATGAATACGCAACCCCCATTCGGCTAGGTTTTCGGGTCGGACGCAATAAATTGATTGAGCTTCTTCATTTATACAGAAAGATTGGCGTTAATCATCTCTTTTTTGCTTTATTTGACAGTCCTCGACCAGCTGATGAGGTCATTCATGAACTAGGAGAATACGTATTGCAGCATTTCCCACCACATAAAATCAGTGTCTGA
- a CDS encoding MFS transporter, whose product MNHTISKSAPKSGTYGLLALAISAFGIGTTEFVPVGLLSSISNDLNISITLAGLLISGYALGVAVGAPILTALTNRMSRKSLLMSLMVVFIIGNAVAALSQSFEVLLIARFVTAFSHGVFFSIGSTIAVQLVPPGKKGSAIALMFTGLTIAIVTGVPLGTYIGQAFSWRATFWCVALFGVIAIISSAILIPKNLKQSPPAKFSDMFRLLTNGRLILGFLITALGYGGTFVAFTYLTPLLHDVTGVSQGMINIILIAYGAAVALGNSIGGKFANKNPIRALFWMFIVQAAVLILLTFLAPYKVAGIIGVILMGLLAFMNVPGLQLYIVQLAEKYVPSAVDVASAINIAAFNIGIAVGSVIGGVVIGSMGLVHTPWIGALMVILAIILTGISAKLEKK is encoded by the coding sequence ATGAATCATACGATTTCAAAATCAGCGCCAAAGTCAGGTACCTACGGGCTGCTTGCCCTCGCTATAAGTGCATTCGGCATTGGAACAACGGAGTTTGTTCCTGTGGGTCTACTTTCATCCATCTCGAATGATTTAAATATCAGTATCACTTTAGCTGGCCTTCTTATCTCAGGTTATGCGCTTGGAGTTGCTGTAGGAGCTCCTATACTCACAGCACTAACCAACCGAATGAGTCGCAAGTCACTGCTCATGTCTTTGATGGTCGTCTTTATTATCGGTAATGCTGTCGCTGCACTTTCACAGTCATTTGAAGTACTTCTCATTGCACGTTTTGTCACAGCATTTTCTCATGGTGTCTTTTTCTCCATCGGATCGACAATCGCTGTTCAGTTAGTCCCTCCAGGAAAAAAAGGTAGTGCAATTGCACTCATGTTCACTGGTCTGACGATCGCTATTGTTACGGGTGTTCCTTTGGGAACATATATCGGACAAGCCTTTAGCTGGAGAGCGACATTTTGGTGTGTTGCACTGTTCGGTGTTATTGCAATCATTTCTAGCGCCATATTGATCCCTAAAAATCTGAAACAATCTCCTCCTGCCAAGTTCTCTGATATGTTCCGATTGCTCACAAATGGAAGATTGATTTTGGGCTTTTTGATTACGGCACTCGGTTACGGAGGCACATTTGTCGCTTTTACGTATTTAACGCCACTCCTTCACGATGTGACCGGAGTAAGCCAAGGGATGATTAATATCATCTTAATCGCTTATGGTGCTGCTGTCGCATTAGGTAACTCCATTGGAGGGAAATTTGCTAACAAGAATCCGATTCGTGCTTTATTCTGGATGTTTATTGTTCAAGCGGCAGTTCTAATCCTTTTGACATTCCTTGCACCATATAAAGTGGCAGGTATCATTGGCGTTATCTTAATGGGACTGCTTGCTTTCATGAACGTACCAGGTCTGCAATTATATATTGTTCAACTTGCCGAAAAATACGTACCTTCAGCTGTAGACGTTGCTTCAGCGATTAATATTGCAGCATTCAACATCGGTATTGCAGTGGGTTCGGTCATCGGCGGGGTTGTCATAGGATCGATGGGGCTGGTGCATACGCCTTGGATCGGTGCGCTAATGGTTATCCTAGCAATCATACTCACAGGTATTTCTGCCAAACTAGAAAAAAAATAA
- a CDS encoding aldo/keto reductase, translating to MIKNLQDTVTLHNGVKMPGFGLGVFKVEEGPELVNAVKVAIKHGYRSIDTAAIYGNEEGVGQGIREGLQEAGISREEVFVTSKVWNADLGYESTIAAYETSLKKLGLEYLDLYLIHWPVEGKYKEAWRALETLYKEGRVKAIGVSNFQIHHLENIMKDAEIKPVINQVECHPRLTQKELQAFCEQHGIQLEAWSPLMQGELLDNEVLTTIAAKYNKSVAQVILRWDIQNGIITIPKSTKEHRIVENAAIFDFELTKEDMKRIDELNQNHRVGPDPDNFDF from the coding sequence ATGATAAAGAATTTGCAGGATACAGTGACGCTACACAACGGTGTAAAAATGCCGGGATTTGGTCTTGGAGTATTTAAAGTAGAAGAGGGTCCGGAGCTCGTAAATGCCGTTAAAGTAGCCATCAAGCATGGTTACCGTAGTATCGATACAGCAGCGATTTATGGAAATGAAGAAGGAGTAGGTCAAGGCATCCGAGAAGGTCTACAAGAAGCAGGGATCTCAAGAGAAGAGGTATTTGTCACTTCAAAAGTATGGAATGCTGATTTAGGCTATGAATCGACAATCGCAGCTTATGAGACAAGCCTAAAAAAACTTGGGTTAGAGTATCTAGACCTTTATCTTATTCATTGGCCTGTTGAAGGAAAATACAAAGAAGCATGGCGTGCATTAGAAACCCTTTATAAAGAAGGACGGGTCAAAGCAATTGGTGTAAGTAATTTCCAAATTCACCATCTTGAAAACATAATGAAAGATGCAGAGATTAAACCGGTAATCAATCAGGTGGAATGTCATCCACGTCTTACACAAAAAGAGCTTCAAGCATTTTGTGAACAACATGGCATCCAACTGGAAGCCTGGTCTCCATTGATGCAAGGCGAACTATTAGATAATGAAGTTTTGACCACCATTGCCGCTAAATATAATAAATCTGTAGCCCAAGTGATTTTACGTTGGGATATTCAGAATGGCATTATTACGATTCCAAAATCAACGAAAGAGCATCGTATTGTAGAAAATGCTGCTATTTTTGACTTTGAACTAACAAAAGAAGATATGAAACGCATTGATGAATTGAATCAAAATCACCGTGTAGGTCCAGATCCTGACAATTTTGATTTTTAA
- a CDS encoding SDR family NAD(P)-dependent oxidoreductase: MQLHLQGKTALVTGSTAGIGKAIAASLAAEGANVLINGRSEEKVMNTIQDIQGQYAGARLESVVADLGTDQGCQQVIEKYADVDILINNLGIFEAAEYFNIPDEDWFRFFEVNIMSGVRLSRHYLNRMIQKNNEGRVIFIASEAAIMPSQEMAHYSATKTMQLSISRSLAELAKGTNVTVNTVMPGSTLTEGVEAWLKTLYPNEKMTVEETEKRFMRENRPTSIIQRLIRPEEIANLVTFLSSPLSSAINGSAYRIDGGLVRSVF; the protein is encoded by the coding sequence GTGCAACTTCATTTACAAGGAAAAACAGCACTAGTTACGGGGTCTACGGCAGGAATCGGAAAAGCGATCGCCGCATCATTAGCGGCGGAAGGCGCCAACGTACTTATTAATGGGCGCAGTGAAGAAAAAGTAATGAATACGATCCAAGATATCCAAGGCCAGTATGCCGGCGCTCGACTTGAATCCGTCGTAGCGGATCTAGGTACAGATCAAGGATGTCAACAGGTGATTGAGAAATATGCTGACGTTGACATTTTAATTAACAACCTCGGCATATTCGAGGCAGCTGAATATTTCAATATTCCGGATGAAGATTGGTTTAGGTTCTTCGAGGTCAACATTATGAGTGGTGTTAGGCTCTCCCGCCACTACCTGAACCGAATGATTCAAAAAAATAATGAAGGTCGAGTCATCTTTATTGCCAGCGAGGCAGCCATCATGCCTTCGCAAGAAATGGCTCATTATAGTGCAACCAAGACGATGCAGCTCTCGATTTCCCGGAGCCTAGCCGAGCTGGCCAAAGGAACGAATGTAACGGTCAATACCGTTATGCCTGGTTCCACATTAACTGAAGGCGTGGAGGCCTGGTTAAAAACGCTCTATCCTAATGAAAAAATGACTGTAGAAGAAACTGAGAAACGATTTATGAGAGAGAATCGGCCAACATCCATCATTCAAAGGCTTATTCGGCCAGAAGAAATAGCTAACCTTGTTACCTTCTTAAGCAGCCCTCTTTCCTCAGCCATTAACGGTTCCGCCTACCGGATTGATGGAGGACTAGTACGCAGCGTGTTTTAA
- a CDS encoding winged helix-turn-helix transcriptional regulator — protein MMKYNIPVEAALEVIGGKWKVVILCYLTKGTRRTGQLKRLMPGITQKMLTQQLRELENDGIIRREIYNQVPPRVEYSLTEYGLSLSDILDSLCTWGERHIDNKYPHREDVLLNTEELERRFSEEKITS, from the coding sequence ATAATGAAATATAATATTCCTGTAGAAGCTGCTTTAGAGGTCATTGGGGGAAAATGGAAGGTCGTTATTTTATGTTATTTAACGAAAGGGACAAGACGAACGGGGCAACTCAAGCGCTTGATGCCTGGGATTACACAAAAAATGCTCACACAACAATTACGGGAACTTGAGAACGATGGGATCATTCGTAGAGAAATTTATAATCAAGTTCCACCTAGAGTTGAATATTCACTAACAGAGTATGGATTGAGCCTTTCAGACATTTTAGACTCATTGTGCACATGGGGAGAAAGACATATTGATAATAAATATCCCCATCGAGAAGATGTATTACTAAATACAGAAGAACTAGAAAGAAGATTCTCTGAAGAGAAAATTACATCCTAA
- a CDS encoding DinB family protein, whose protein sequence is MNKEIIINEKLSIIEWSNSLKNISNELWFKAFHDGSWGTADVISHFISWDQFIIDNRIPYILKGESPPNISVNVEMINKGAINYARSGIMKEELINKFISVRKELVSIIAAIPAEKFNLPFPGKEHMTLNEYFVGMVNHDLKHKEQILSFLKNEEMKFILIQ, encoded by the coding sequence ATGAATAAAGAAATTATTATTAATGAGAAATTAAGTATAATCGAATGGTCAAATTCTTTGAAAAACATATCAAATGAACTGTGGTTCAAGGCATTTCATGATGGATCATGGGGCACTGCTGACGTCATATCCCATTTTATATCCTGGGACCAATTTATAATTGATAATCGGATACCATACATACTGAAAGGTGAGAGTCCTCCTAATATAAGTGTAAATGTTGAGATGATTAACAAAGGAGCAATTAACTATGCAAGATCAGGTATAATGAAAGAAGAGCTAATCAATAAGTTTATCTCTGTCCGCAAAGAGTTAGTGTCCATTATAGCTGCTATTCCAGCTGAGAAATTCAACCTGCCGTTTCCAGGAAAAGAGCATATGACTCTAAATGAATATTTTGTTGGTATGGTAAACCATGATTTAAAACACAAAGAGCAGATACTCTCTTTTTTAAAGAACGAAGAGATGAAATTCATCCTTATTCAATAA
- a CDS encoding heme-degrading domain-containing protein, whose protein sequence is MSIESFDQKLEMVIQEEETLQYASFTNEDALELGLKIIDLAKKAGQSIAIDITNHGVQVFHYMMTGTTQVNNEWLERKRRVVSLSNHSSYYLELEGAKTGITYNDRNLLDASIYGPYGGGFPIVVQGSGIIGIITVSGLTSEEDHELIVKALRSILNK, encoded by the coding sequence ATGAGTATCGAATCTTTTGATCAAAAATTGGAAATGGTAATACAGGAAGAGGAAACGTTGCAATACGCCTCCTTTACGAATGAAGATGCACTTGAATTAGGGTTAAAAATAATCGATTTGGCGAAGAAAGCAGGACAATCGATTGCTATAGATATCACGAATCATGGTGTACAAGTATTCCACTATATGATGACAGGAACAACTCAGGTAAATAACGAATGGCTTGAACGCAAACGTCGGGTCGTGTCGCTAAGTAATCATAGCTCCTATTATCTTGAACTCGAAGGAGCAAAAACCGGCATCACTTATAATGATAGAAATCTTTTGGATGCCTCGATTTACGGACCGTATGGTGGCGGTTTTCCCATCGTAGTGCAAGGAAGCGGGATTATTGGGATCATCACGGTATCCGGTTTAACATCCGAAGAAGATCACGAATTAATCGTTAAAGCTTTGCGCTCTATATTAAACAAGTAA